A region of Fibrobacter succinogenes subsp. succinogenes S85 DNA encodes the following proteins:
- a CDS encoding DegT/DnrJ/EryC1/StrS family aminotransferase has translation MTRFEKKVWLSSPTMHGDEIKYVTEAYETNWMSTVGANINEVERLAAEKVGCKYAVALSAGTAALHLCTKLAGEALYGMPKAGEGSLRGHKVFCSDMTFDATVNPIAYENGEAVFIDTEYKTWNMDPVALEKAFEIYPDVRLVVLVHLYGTPARVDEIRTICQKHNALLIEDAAESFGASYKGKQTGNFGDYSAISFNGNKIITGSSGGMFLTDSKEDAEKVRKWSTQSREAAPWYQHEEIGYNYRMSNVIAGVVRGQMPYLEEHIAQKKAIYMRYKEGLKGLPVQMNPYDAENSEPNFWLSCLIIDKDAMCKQVRGETEALYIHEKGKSCPTEILERIAAMNAEGRPIWKPMHMQPMYMSHAFITANGNGRARTNAYIAGGIQDVGADIFARGLCLPSDNKMTPEQQDAIIQTIKECFE, from the coding sequence ATGACGCGTTTCGAGAAGAAGGTCTGGCTCTCTAGCCCCACGATGCACGGCGACGAAATCAAGTACGTTACCGAGGCTTACGAAACCAACTGGATGAGCACCGTCGGCGCGAACATCAACGAGGTCGAAAGGCTCGCTGCCGAGAAGGTCGGCTGCAAGTACGCCGTCGCGCTCTCCGCAGGCACCGCCGCACTCCACCTCTGCACAAAGCTCGCTGGCGAAGCCCTTTACGGCATGCCCAAGGCGGGCGAAGGTTCGCTCCGCGGACACAAAGTGTTCTGCAGCGACATGACGTTCGACGCCACCGTGAACCCCATCGCCTACGAGAACGGCGAGGCCGTGTTCATCGACACCGAATACAAGACCTGGAACATGGACCCGGTCGCCCTCGAAAAGGCTTTTGAAATTTACCCGGACGTGCGCCTGGTGGTACTCGTACACCTCTACGGAACCCCGGCCCGCGTTGACGAAATCCGCACCATCTGCCAAAAACACAACGCCCTCCTCATCGAAGACGCTGCCGAAAGCTTCGGTGCAAGCTACAAGGGCAAGCAGACCGGCAACTTCGGCGACTACAGCGCCATCAGCTTCAACGGAAACAAGATTATCACAGGCAGTAGCGGCGGCATGTTCCTCACCGACAGCAAGGAAGACGCCGAAAAGGTGCGCAAGTGGAGCACACAGAGCCGCGAGGCCGCCCCGTGGTACCAGCACGAGGAAATCGGCTACAACTACCGAATGAGCAATGTGATTGCGGGCGTGGTACGCGGCCAGATGCCCTACCTTGAAGAGCACATCGCTCAGAAAAAGGCCATCTACATGCGCTACAAGGAAGGCCTGAAAGGGCTCCCGGTGCAGATGAACCCCTACGACGCCGAGAACAGCGAACCGAACTTTTGGCTCAGCTGCCTGATCATCGACAAGGATGCCATGTGCAAGCAGGTGCGCGGCGAAACCGAGGCCCTTTACATCCACGAAAAAGGCAAGAGCTGCCCGACGGAAATCCTCGAGCGCATCGCCGCCATGAACGCCGAAGGTCGCCCCATCTGGAAACCGATGCACATGCAGCCCATGTACATGAGCCACGCATTCATCACTGCCAACGGGAACGGTCGCGCCCGCACGAATGCCTACATCGCCGGAGGAATCCAAGATGTTGGTGCCGATATCTTTGCCCGCGGGCTCTGCCTCCCGAGCGACAACAAGATGACCCCCGAACAGCAGGACGCCATCATCCAGACCATCAAGGAATGCTTCGAGTAA
- a CDS encoding sugar transferase: MYARFFKRPLDFCCALAAIICLSPILVVLTILGAIKMKGNPFFTQPRPGLNEKIFKLIKFRTMTNEKDANGNLLPDDVRLNAYGKFLRSTSLDELPELFNILKGDMAVIGPRPLLVKYLPYYTEHERIRHSIRPGLTGYAQAHGRNEITWERKFELDVWYVDHLTFLTDVGIIIDTVKVVLSHDGVSLNALEDFDEYRKRTSDSNS, translated from the coding sequence ATGTACGCCCGTTTCTTCAAGCGCCCTCTCGACTTTTGCTGCGCTCTGGCAGCCATCATCTGCCTGAGCCCGATTCTCGTCGTACTCACGATTCTCGGCGCAATCAAGATGAAGGGCAACCCGTTCTTTACGCAGCCGCGCCCGGGCCTCAACGAAAAAATCTTCAAGCTCATCAAGTTCCGCACAATGACGAACGAGAAGGATGCCAACGGCAACCTGCTCCCTGACGACGTGCGGCTGAACGCCTACGGCAAGTTCCTACGCAGCACAAGTCTCGACGAACTTCCGGAACTGTTCAACATCCTCAAGGGCGACATGGCCGTAATCGGGCCTAGACCATTATTAGTGAAGTATTTACCATATTACACCGAACACGAAAGAATACGCCATAGTATAAGACCTGGGTTAACAGGATATGCTCAAGCTCATGGTCGAAATGAAATTACGTGGGAAAGAAAGTTTGAATTAGATGTTTGGTATGTTGATCATCTTACGTTTCTCACGGATGTAGGAATAATTATTGATACAGTAAAAGTTGTTCTATCGCATGACGGAGTATCGCTAAACGCATTGGAGGACTTTGATGAGTACAGAAAGCGTACTTCAGACTCCAATAGTTAA